The proteins below are encoded in one region of Triticum aestivum cultivar Chinese Spring chromosome 1B, IWGSC CS RefSeq v2.1, whole genome shotgun sequence:
- the LOC123110201 gene encoding protein Rf1, mitochondrial, whose translation MARLCFTTPMPHLRRRYSSFTSPPSRRWDPRPAFAAATERVRAGTLSPEDAHHLFDELLLQANPVPERSLNGFLAALARAPSSATLRDGPSLALALFNRVCREEAGPPVAPPTVRTYNILMDSCCRARRPDLGLAFFGRFLRAGLKVNLIVASTLLKCLCHARRTDEAVNMLLHRMSEFGCVPDAISYSIVLKGLCDNSRSQQALDLLQMVRKGGACSLSVVAYSIIIHGFFKEGEVSKACNLFHEMMQQGVVPDVVTYSSIIDALCKVRAMDKAKLVLQQMVNNGVRPNMYTWNSFMYSLCKHGRSKEAAEFFNSMTAKGLKPDIVAYSTLLHGYATEGCLTDMINFFNSMERNGIVANCKVFTILIDGYAKCGMTDEAMLIFTKMQEQGVSPNVFTYAIVTAALCRMGRLSDAMEKLNEMIAMGLQPNKVVYHSLIQVFCTHGDLVKAKALVSEMMNKGIPRPNIVFFNSVINSLCKEGRVTDAHDIFDLAINIGERPDVITFNSLIDGYCLAGKMDKAFGVLDAMVSSGIEPNVVTYNTLVGGYSRNGRIDDGLTLFREMMHIKIKPTTATYGAILHGLFRAGRTFSAKKMFNEMIESGTTVNISIYAIILGGLCRNNCVDEAIVLFEKLGAMNVKLDVGIFNTMINAMYAVKGREEAEDLFAAISANGLVPNASSYGVMITNLLREGLVEEADNMFSSMDKSGCAPSSRLLNNIIRMLLEKGEISKAGNYMSKVDGKNISLEASTTSLLLSLFSREGKYREQIKLLPAKYQFFDGSSHS comes from the coding sequence ATGGCTCGCCTCTGCTTCACCACGCCCATGCCGCACCTCCGCCGCCGCTACTCCTCCTTCACCTCGCCTCCTTCACGCCGCTGGGACCCCCGACCCGCCTTTGCCGCAGCCACGGAGCGCGTCCGCGCCGGGACGCTCAGCCCTGAAGACGCACACCACCTGTTCGACGAATTGCTACTGCAGGCCAACCCCGTCCCCGAGCGCTCCCTCAACGGCTTCCTTGCCGCGCTCGCCCGTGCTCCGTCCTCCGCTACTCTCAGAGATGGACCCTCCCTTGCTCTCGCCCTCTTCAACCGTGTCTGCCGAGAAGAAGCAGGACCGCCGGTGGCGCCGCCCACAGTCCGCACCTACAACATCCTCATGGACAGCTGCTGCCGTGCACGCCGCCCGGACCTAGGCCTTGCCTTCTTCGGCCGCTTCCTGAGGGCGGGCCTCAAGGTAAACCTGATTGTCGCCAGCACCCTACTCAAGTGCCTCTGCCATGCAAGACGGACAGATGAGGCTGTCAACATGCTGCTTCATAGGATGTCCGAGTTCGGTTGTGTGCCTGATGCCATCTCATACTCCATAGTACTTAAGGGCTTATGTGACAATAGCAGGAGCCAGCAAGcgctcgatctgctccagatggtaaGGAAAGGAGGTGCCTGCTCCCTCAGTGTGGTGGCATATAGCATAATCATACATGGCTTCTTTAAGGAAGGGGAAGTAAGCAAGGCATGCAATCTGTTCCATGAAATGATGCAGCAAGGGGTTGTACCAGATGTGGTCACATATAGCTCCATTATTGATGCGCTGTGCAAGGTCAGGGCAATGGACAAGGCAAAGTTGGTCCTTCAGCAGATGGTTAATAATGGTGTTCGACCAAATATGTATACTTGGAACTCATTCATGTACTCCCTGTGCAAGCATGGAAGAAGCAAAGAAGCTGCAGAATTTTTTAACTCCATGACCGCCAAGGGCCTCAAACCTGATATTGTCGCGTACTCTACTCTTCTTCACGGGTATGCTACCGAAGGATGCCTCACCGATATGATTAATTTCTTTAATTCAATGGAACGCAATGGTATTGTAGCCAACTGCAAAGTTTTCACCATATTAATTGATGGATATGCTAAATGTGGAATGACAGATGAAGCTATGCTCATCTTTACCAAAATGCAAGAACAAGGAGTAAGTCCTAATGTATTCACCTATGCAATTGTAACAGCTGCACTTTGCAGAATGGGCAGGCTGTCTGATGCAATGGAAAAACTAAATGAGATGATTGCAATGGGCTTACAACCGAACAAGGTTGTTTATCACTCTCTAATTCAGGTCTTTTGTACACATGGTGATTTGGTGAAAGCAAAGGCCTTGGTTtctgaaatgatgaacaaaggtaTTCCTCGTCCAAACATTGTGTTCTTCAACTCAGTAATAAACAGTCTATGCAAGGAAGGAAGAGTTACAGATGCACACGATATCTTCGACTTGGCTATAAACATTGGTGAGAGGCCTGACGTTATTACATTTAATTCACTGATTGACGGATATTGTTTAGCCGGGAAGATGGATAAAGCATTCGGAGTACTTGATGCCATGGTTTCATCTGGCATTGAGCCCAATGTTGTCACATACAATACACTTGTTGGTGGCTATTCTAGAAATGGAAGGATTGATGATGGGTTGACCCTATTCAGAGAAATGATGCATATCAAAATTAAACCTACAACTGCAACATATGGCGCCATACTTCATGGGTTGTTTCGTGCTGGCAGAACTTTTTCTGCGAAGAAAATGTTCAATGAGATGATTGAAAGTGGAACAACAGTGAACATTTCCATATATGCTATAATTCTTGGAGGACTTTGTAGAAACAATTGCGTTGATGAAGCAATCGTCTTGTTCGAGAAATTAGGTGCAATGAATgtgaagttggatgttggaatattCAATACCATGATTAATGCAATGTACGCGGTTAAGGGAAGAGAAGAAGCTGAGGATTTGTTTGCTGCAATATCAGCCAATGGGTTGGTACCTAATGCTTCTTCTTACGGTGTTATGATAACAAATCTTCTAAGAGAAGGATTAGTGGAAGAAGCTGACAATATGTTTTCATCAATGGACAAGAGTGGTTGTGCTCCTAGCTCTCGTCTGTTAAATAATATCATCAGAATGTTATTGGAAAAAGGTGAGATATCTAAGGCTGGAAATTATATGTCTAAAGTTGATGGAAAGAATATCTCACTTGAAGCTTCAACTACTTCACTGCTGCTGTCTCTCTTTTCAAGGGAAGGCAAATATCGGGAGCAAATAAAATTGCTCCCTGCCAAGTATCAATTTTTTGATGGATCCAGCCATAGTTGA